The window ATTTTGCgtatttaaatcaattttcctAATGTGGTTTTTAAAAAAGCAGTGAATAAATAGTGTTCTTGATTTCCAATCAACAAAATTATAAGAAATAACTGTATGACATCTCTTGACACTGTCTGAATTGACCCAAGCTCCTCTGTGTTATTTAAAGGCTCCAACATTTTTTTAAGACTTCTCTTTAGTGTAGTCCGAATTGGACTAATAAGTATATTAAATACATCAGAGTTTCAATTTGCGTTGAACATATACTTTGGGTAGTTTTAgattaagaaatttaaatatataaatctatGAAATTAAACTATATTATGAAGAAGcattaaattttaagaaattattATGTGTGACATAATTCTCAAAAAGTTGAATTTCATAAATCAAACACACATATTTTACagtaaatatatacatacaaaacatATATGAATATGCGAAATCGTATTTTGATTTGCGTAGCAAAGCGAGAATATggtatagcttccataggaacgatcggccTTGTGGATTTCCGACCGTTTACATAAAAGATTTTCCGCTTTCACATCttttaggtaaggaaagatAAATACAGAGTTTTGCAATGTATTAGAAACGTTATTGAAGTTAGCCAGCCCTCTAATACAGAATAGTCAAAATTTCAGAAAATTCACAATAAAATCTCTTTTTAACACAAAGCTCATAAATACGCAACATTTTAATTACGTTGAAGTTATGCATTTGTTATCTATAATCGCTCatcatttgaaatttttaaacgTCATGCTATATCTGCGCAGTGTTTATagtatttaaaagaaatgCTAGGTCAGTACTTTAATTGTTAGCGATAAAAACATCGCAACGTAATGCTCTGATCgagtgtatggtataaaaactaataataaataatgcaTAATCATTCTATTGCGTATATACGCAGCTCACAAGTTAAGCAAACCGATATATACCAACTGTATCAATAAACCGCTAACAGATCtagaaaataattataaaatttttcacattttaagTTAGTTattcatttgttgttttttattttttttattattattattattttgtatttttgggTTCTGGGCACGTgtaaatatacaatacaaaatgaaaaaattaaacaataaaacaaaactaaataaaCTAACTAATAGTATCAGACGGTGAGAAAGAAATCAACAATCCCTTTAATGGGGGACTCCATTTCGATAAACATTTCATAATTGAGAATTGTTTATCAATTTCGATTTGTGGGCTTGAAAGATAAATAATTTCATTCcccttgattttttttttgtatttttcttgtttgtttgtttctttttttttcgtataacaaaaataaatttcttgattagattgttgttattaatagatattacaattattattgggggatgaagatttttaaatttacttaGATTTCGTAGGCTAAGATAATCTCTAAGAAACTGCCCATTCATTCtgcatctgtgtgtgtgtgtgtgtgtgtgtgtgtgtgtgtgtgggtgtttgtgtatgtatgttgggtgtgtgtttgtttgtttgtttgtttgtatatgCAGTCTAAGCCATGTAACTATATTCATCGCCCGAGTTTGCCGTACGCTCTATATATTGTTTATCAATTAACGATTCCACGCATTTCTTAATCATCGCAATATTGGGCGTAAAGCTGACTTTTGATAATGAAAGGACCTGTaaagtataaaacaaaaaatatattagtAAAGTTTGTTGGTAAACAAAACGATGCGAAAACCTTTAACTTGAACTACTACTAATACGTAAAGAAAATGCAGCTTATGAttaattacaaaattcaattagGAGCTAATTTGTCTATAAAACTATTCTTTCTAGATCGACAAGTCTTTTTGTATGCCTATTTCTTCTTACTTTGTTtgcaaattgaataaaatctATTCTATTTTAGAAATCTATTCTGTTTCACAGTATATCAAAGCAGTTCTTCGGTCTTTTTAGTTACAGACATCTATAACCCATACCGAGGGGGAACATTAATCGAAGCAGAAAAccatgaaatttgttttttgttctttttgaaATCAGACATCTTAAACATATAAACAAAGAGCTTAAATCGAACAAGCAAAACTTTCTTAACTGAATTTTGGACAaatgtaaattaaatataGGTTTTTACACTAAATTTGAATCGGAAGTGTCAAAATGGAGAAAAAACGAATTAACAAGAATCTTTTCACTCTATCCTCAAATAATTACTTGttctttatataaaataataatattcaattaatATTCTTATTCATTTGAATAAATAATATTGTTGTGAAAATGTCACTTAAACTTTACATGACTTTTTTGCCGACTTTACAAATATCTCATGGACGAAATTGTTTTCTACTCTATCCTAGATTTTTGGTTACATGAAtacaatgaaatatttatcatATGGGTTAAAATGCTTTTTAGATTGTCTTGCTAACCAATGCAATAAAGGAAAACCCACCTCCTGTATCAGTGCATTGTGTTTTAGGACTTTGCGCGCCTTCATTATACGCACTATGGCTGCTTGCAGAAATAGTTTTCGATCTTCATCAACCGAATTAATTGTGTGCTCCacctattaaaaaaaagagaaaacacaATTGATTAATGGAATTAAACAAGTTTTTGTCACGTTTTAATTACCTCCTGTGGCGTATCCTTTTGCAGTGCTGAgctaattttaaatttcgtcCTCTTATTTGTATAATCGAAAGTCAATTCGATACGCGTCTCACCGGAGAGATTCTCAGAGCTGGCACTCAACAGCTTTGACTCAATCATTGGCTGCATATGCTTTTGAAATGTTTCATCGCTTAATTCCAGTGTATTTTGTATCTCACGACATGTCAAACTGTCGCATGTCTCGAATAGTAACATAATGGCCATTTGATAGGTCTGCATGGTCACAATGTATGATTTTTTTAGATGGCTTAATTTCAATTCACCATGGCACATATGATGCAGCCAGGTTAATTTTCGACCGCTAAATAATTTATGATAATAGTCCTCAAACtgcacaacaaaaattgacacACAAAAATCAATGCACATTTCAACAAAACCTTAATTATAATATCATTTACCATTTTGATAGATTTTTCAAATTCCTGTGGTACCGCAAATGTTATAAATTGCGTTGAGCCCAAAGGCCAAGCTCCAGCTTGTAGTACCTTAATCGAGAGATTTATGCCTGTTTGTTGTTAAAGcaaaatatgttaaaaaatcTGATTTACTTTTTAGactttatatatactttaccCAAATCAACATTGTTGTCCTTCAAATGATTGTTAAACTTATTATTCAAATCTGTTGATACAGAAATATCCGTAAACATACGATGAAGTTTATTGGTGAATTCATAACCGCAGGCTTGCtgtaaataaattcaaatattaaagaaaatttagtTATTTAAATAATCTTTCTTTACACACACATTATGAAAATAAGGCAaagaattcaattgaaataatcCTTTACACCGATTCAAGCCTATTTTTAGCTACATTAGATAgttcattaataaaaattcattacatttactttgtatttttgttatttaaaattaaaacttatCTTTAGCATCAATTATTAGCTAAGACGAAATGAATTTTGTATATTAAGAGGGAAAGTTCCTCTAATTTCAGTCTTTTCAAACTTATAAATTCACTGAAACCTATTAAAACTGATAAATTTGCCTTAGACAggatataattatttttttttaactgttTTTTCAGTTTATCCTATTTAAAGGTATTCAAACAATGAGTCGCTGCATTTGTCAATTAAAATTGTTCATGTTAATTCTACATGTTTGTCTAgatttccacctttttgaagttaatcaaaacaaggtttgtgctgcctatgattaaAAATCTTCTAAGttagtaagatttattgaccttATATTTTGTTATAGCTTTATGATCTTATatcttttgtcttttgttaatttatgTTATATAAACTAGTTGATATTTCTACAATATAATGCCGATTATGATGTCGATATGAAAAGACTTTTAGAAAGATTTAGCAAATCGAATGACCTCATTTTTTTGCtgaattgaaaattaattgtgTGAACTAATTCACGACTAAAGAAAGTAGGCAATTTACgaatttaacaatttaatcATTAGACTAACTATCTTCGACTCGAAGATAGATATTACATAGATACAACTGAAGTGAGTTTTAGACAGATCTATCTTATCTAATGACCTAATTCTTTTAGCTAAACAGTAAtcaaatttataaacattttcttATCTATAAACTCGTTATTTAGATTTAACCCTAAAGAAAAGTAAGCAATTTATCAGCTTAAGAACTTAAACAATCGAGCAAATAACTTCGATTTGGAAATTCTGAGGTAGAAATTACAGAGATACATCTAAACAGATTTTTAGAGAGATCTgattttaatgaattaattttttctttctttctataACGAACGATTTCTTATTCTTCTTCTTATCTCCAAACTCATGTATACACATTTAAGGCTGAAGAATAGTTTGTTTAGTATTACCTTTAAACGATTGATCATGCCCTCTTCGGCATCCATACTCTGACTCTGTTCGTGTATCAAACGTTTCGCCAATAATCGACTATAGAACTTCTGATAGACATCCTTATCCTCGATATATTTGAATATAGTTATGTtatttgtcaatttttgaTCAATTTCCGCTTCGCAGGttttcgatttctttaacaGAGTATCACAGTATTTGGCCACAAATTCGGCGCTGCGACATGGCTGCCGCTCACTAGGACGACGATTGATCACACTGGCGCATGCCTTATCCAATGCACTCAAAAATAATGAATCATTCTCAAAGACATCCGCAATTAGCTCTTGATATTTTTGATGCACTTTCAGCATGTTCTCCACAAAGGCTATGTGTATATTTTCACCTTTCAGTGCGGCAACCGTTTGCAGACCCTCGTTCTTAATATGCTCAAGGAAGGTTTGTATTAGCTCAGACTTTAGATTATCGGGTATAGGTTTAAGCACAATATACATATTACGTAGATCTTGACGTCGTTCCTCGGAAACCATTTCATTACATTCCGAATATATAAAACCCAGACGATCATTGATAAACTTCTCTTCAcattgtttacgcaatttggGCAGTGAGCTAACATGTAAGAATTTTTGTGCACGTTTACTTTCATATTCCAGTATCTTGATCACTTCCTGCATATATTGTGAGACATTGCAACGTTGCAATAATTTATTCGCCTCATTCGTATAATAGTCACCACTAGCTTCCAGCATGGGTGCCTCGAAAAGCTCTTGATATAGTTTCAATGAACCAGTTTTCTTATAATCCTGTACTTCAACAAAACTATGTATCACTCCATTTATAATCTGAACACGATGTGAGTCCAATGAACCATTACTGGCACGATCAGCAGCAATGCCCTCCAATATGTGACGCACTAGCTCTGTGGCCAGATATTCAACCATATATAAACGCCAAATATCAAGGCCAAGTTCAccaatttccatttgttcGGCGGCATCGCTCGACAGATTGCCATAAAACGATTCGGTATCTGttattttttgcttctttatATGCTGTTGATTTAGATAACtgcaaaaaagaagagaaaaaatcaaattattaaactgttatttatactttgctttaaaaattattttaaagttaaatttgTTTCGAACTTTTAAATATTATCATAAATTTTACGGTTTAATTGAATGCAACTTTAATACGGTATTAAGAACTTTTTAAGGAACCTTTTAAAATGAACTCATAGaaaatttatcaaaaaatGCCAGACCACTTTTTTGGTCGAGTAAAATAAGAAATAGTTGACTTAGTTTGGAACATTTcttaaatactaaaataaatattttaaattttgtacaAAATCATAGAATCCTTTGAAGGTCGATTAAcaatttgaaaacttttctaAGCAGTTAATAACATTTTCTCATTactttacatacatatttatctacatatttaaatgaaactgTTAACTATTGACTTGAGCTATGTTTATCTTTATGGtatcaattgaatttaaataaattaaaaggaTTTAATCAGATTTAAATTACGTAATATACTTTACATAAAAAATTCAATGAtcaaacttttaaaaaaagtatt is drawn from Drosophila willistoni isolate 14030-0811.24 chromosome 2R unlocalized genomic scaffold, UCI_dwil_1.1 Seg167, whole genome shotgun sequence and contains these coding sequences:
- the LOC26529179 gene encoding cullin-2, with the protein product MSLKPKIVEFVEVWPRLRCIAESVITLSKVERAVWNTSFSDVYTLCVAQPEPMADRLYSETKIFLESHVQEMLNKKVLAANDAANANSTTTTTATVGSKPDLLQRYYTTWMEYSQGIKYLHQLYIYLNQQHIKKQKITDTESFYGNLSSDAAEQMEIGELGLDIWRLYMVEYLATELVRHILEGIAADRASNGSLDSHRVQIINGVIHSFVEVQDYKKTGSLKLYQELFEAPMLEASGDYYTNEANKLLQRCNVSQYMQEVIKILEYESKRAQKFLHVSSLPKLRKQCEEKFINDRLGFIYSECNEMVSEERRQDLRNMYIVLKPIPDNLKSELIQTFLEHIKNEGLQTVAALKGENIHIAFVENMLKVHQKYQELIADVFENDSLFLSALDKACASVINRRPSERQPCRSAEFVAKYCDTLLKKSKTCEAEIDQKLTNNITIFKYIEDKDVYQKFYSRLLAKRLIHEQSQSMDAEEGMINRLKQACGYEFTNKLHRMFTDISVSTDLNNKFNNHLKDNNVDLGINLSIKVLQAGAWPLGSTQFITFAVPQEFEKSIKMFEDYYHKLFSGRKLTWLHHMCHGELKLSHLKKSYIVTMQTYQMAIMLLFETCDSLTCREIQNTLELSDETFQKHMQPMIESKLLSASSENLSGETRIELTFDYTNKRTKFKISSALQKDTPQEVEHTINSVDEDRKLFLQAAIVRIMKARKVLKHNALIQEVLSLSKVSFTPNIAMIKKCVESLIDKQYIERTANSGDEYSYMA